A genomic segment from Oncorhynchus keta strain PuntledgeMale-10-30-2019 chromosome 9, Oket_V2, whole genome shotgun sequence encodes:
- the LOC118388034 gene encoding phospholipid phosphatase-related protein type 1 has product MASDNTQRSYSIIPCFIFVELVIMAGTVLLAYYFELTDTFGIHVQGFFCNDADLMKPYPGVDESSFIPPLILYCVVAAVPTTIIFIGEVSMYVMKSTRAVLLTQEKTMVTGKCCYLNALTRRVIRFIGVFAFGLFATDIFVNAGQVVTGNLAPYFLSVCKPNYTGTECRFNHQFISNGNICTGSPVVVEKARRSFPSKDASLSVYSAVYVTMYITSTIKTKSSRLAKPVLCLGTLCTAFLAGLNRVSEYRNHCSDVIAGYILGSCIALFLGICVVNNFKGTHSPPAKQKSEDYRGLPLMTFPRIQSPLQTLSAQNHSASMTEVT; this is encoded by the exons ATGGCTTCTGACAACACACAGCGCAGTTACTCCATCATCCCATGTTTCATCTTCGTAGAG CTGGTGATAATGGCAGGGACCGTCCTGCTGGCCTACTACTTTGAGCTGACCGACACTTTCGGCATCCACGTCCAGGGGTTCTTCTGCAACGATGCTGACCTGATGAAGCCGTACCCCGGGGTGGACGAGAGCAGCTTCATCCCTCCCCTCATCCTCTACTGCGTGGTCGCCGCTGTTCCCACCACCATC ATCTTCATCGGGGAGGTTTCCATGTACGTCATGAAGTCCACACGGGCGGTGCTACTAACCCAGGAGAAGACCATGGTGACGGGGAAGTGCTGCTACCTGAACGCCCTTACCAGGAGAGTCATCAGGTTTATTG gtgtgtTTGCGTTTGGTCTGTTTGCGACAGACATCTTTGTAAACGCGGGGCAGGTGGTGACGGGCAACCTGGCGCCgtacttcctgtctgtgtgtaagCCCAACTACACCGGCACCGAGTGTCGCTTCAACCACCAGTTCATCTCCAACGGTAACATCTGTACCGGCAGCCCGGTCGTCGTGGAGAAGGCTCGGCGCTCCTTCCCTTCCAAAGACGCGTCGCTCAGCGTCTACTCAGCTGTCTACGTCACG atgTACATCACTAGCACCATAAAGACTAAGAGTAGTCGCCTGGCCAAACCGGTGCTGTGCCTGGGAACCCTCTGTACAGCATTCCTCGCCGGGCTCAACCGGGTCTCGGAGTACCGGAACCACTGTTCTGATGTCATCGCTGGGTACATCCTTGGTAGCTGTATCGCTCTGTTCCTG GGTATCTGTGTGGTGAACAACTTTAAAGGAACCCACTCCCCTCCTGCCAAACAGAAGAGTGAAGATTACCGTGGTCTCCCTCTAATGACCTTCCCCCGCATCCAGAGCCCCCTGCAGACACTCAGCGCACAG AACCATTCGGCATCGATGACCGAGGTCACATGA